One Coffea eugenioides isolate CCC68of chromosome 2, Ceug_1.0, whole genome shotgun sequence genomic window, CAAAAGTATATGCTAAAGACAGATTTACATGTTCTTCAAGCAGTTGTTCATTAAAACGAAATGATCCTACCTTTATTCGTTTATATTCTGCAATAGCACAAGTTTTGGCATCCTCCGTAGCCCTTACAGTTTCCCTTAACTCTTCTATTTTCCGGATTCTAGCCCTGTCTCCACCAAATATCTTAGATGAAGCAACTTCAAGCTTTTCAATTCTTGAATTTAATGATGACAACTCAGATACAAGGGTCTGAACAGTCAATAGAGCATTTGATCGGTCTGAAAATGCATTGTTGACAGCTAACATCACTCCGAGGTATTCATGCAGCTTATCCTGGTAAGTGCATGAGCCATGTGAAAATATGAATTCTAGGTCATGAAAGTCAAGAAATATAAACCAGTGATTTACCAAATGCTTGACAGTCTGTGAATTCAATTCCCGATATAGTCTGCTAGCTTTGACAGCAGCAGTTGCAACATTCTTCATGTCAGCTGCTCGCACTCTTTGGGAATCGTAAACAGCTTCCTCGGTCTCAAACTTAGTTAACTTGACTAGAGCCAGGCCCAATTGCCCAACTGTTTCTCCAATGTCTTGCTGAGCTTTCACAAGCTCTTCagcctaaaataaccaaaaaaaattaacaattttctaaaatcaagCAACTCCATTACCTGTCAGAATTTTCCAATAGAAATTGCAACAAGGAAAATTGAATACTTATGTGCTCTAAACTAGAAACAAGAATATGGTATCGTTCAATAAAGAAATGAGTCTAGGCAAGTCAAGTGCATCGAACCCATCCCCACATTCTCTAAGCAAACCTCAGTTTCAACTGAGTTTTAGCAATATTACTGATCTTAATACCCTGAAAGCTAataatgattggaaatggtatatttCAGTGCAAACTACATGTAATTGTAAGTGCTAAAAGGTAATGAAGAATCGCAGTAATATGTGAGCCAGTATCAAGTCAAAATTTCCCAGGATCATTTTCTAGATATTAGGATACACGTTCACAACTTGTTAGTAAAGGACGCACCACTCAAGAAAGCAATACGACATATAAAGAGACACAAGCACAATAATTGCAAACTATAAATTCGATTAAATCAAGGAATGCCACAAAATAGTAGGCAAGAAATCGAACCTGCTGAGAGACATTGCTGAGCTGCTGTTCCAATTCCTGCAACTTATCTTTCCTCTCCATAAATTCCTTGTCCTCCTCTACCAAAGCTGGCTTCGTTGCACCCCAATCATTAGTAACGCTTTGCTTCAATTCCTTAAAAAGCCTCAGCAAATCCTTCCCACCTTTTGCAGGCTGGGCCACCTCATTCACATCCACCACTCCCGCAACAACCTCCCCGCCAAACAACTGCTTGGGCAGCTTCACCGCCCCATCCAACATCCTCGACGCAACATCCGTAGGTTTCATCAGCGGCAGCTTTCCTTGTGACTCCAGAAACAACCTCAACTCTTCACTCCTCCGAATGGCCGGATGCTTGGCCAACCTCCTCAAATACTTTTCCAATGCCGCTCTCCTCTGCTCCACAAAATCCTGCGTCTGCATCACCTGACTCTCCACCACGCTCTTATCCGGCCTAATCGGAATAATAAACCCTCGGTAAGCCTCTGACAACCGGTCCGAGAGCGTAACCACATCTCGGAACCTCCTCCGGACGCTAAATTCAGTACCGTTGAACTCCGGTATGTTGGTGCGCGTGATAATTAAGTAAGTAAAATAAGAGGTACCGCCGGGGACAAGTGAAGTGGCGAGGTCCTGCTCCTTCTGAGGATCGGAGACGGATATTTTAAGAAAATCTGAGGAGGAGTATGAGGAagaggagggggagggggaggaggTGGAGAGGTCATGGCCGTTGATCTCGGAGGAGGCGTCGAAGGATCGGAAGACGGCGTCGGCGTAAGACGGAGGTTCGAGAATGAAGGAGTGAGGGTCAGGGT contains:
- the LOC113761185 gene encoding sorting nexin 2B-like, producing the protein MMGYESHQGLEQAHLYASKEEMESLVLNDDAAAAVPPHPLSSSPPLAQIPTNHDSDTDPLRSSPSPLLHPQSQTQNPDPHSFILEPPSYADAVFRSFDASSEINGHDLSTSSPSPSSSSYSSSDFLKISVSDPQKEQDLATSLVPGGTSYFTYLIITRTNIPEFNGTEFSVRRRFRDVVTLSDRLSEAYRGFIIPIRPDKSVVESQVMQTQDFVEQRRAALEKYLRRLAKHPAIRRSEELRLFLESQGKLPLMKPTDVASRMLDGAVKLPKQLFGGEVVAGVVDVNEVAQPAKGGKDLLRLFKELKQSVTNDWGATKPALVEEDKEFMERKDKLQELEQQLSNVSQQAEELVKAQQDIGETVGQLGLALVKLTKFETEEAVYDSQRVRAADMKNVATAAVKASRLYRELNSQTVKHLDKLHEYLGVMLAVNNAFSDRSNALLTVQTLVSELSSLNSRIEKLEVASSKIFGGDRARIRKIEELRETVRATEDAKTCAIAEYKRIKENNRNELDRLDRERREDFLSMLKGFIVNQAGYAEKMASVWETVAEETSGYVKRTS